One genomic window of Struthio camelus isolate bStrCam1 chromosome 1, bStrCam1.hap1, whole genome shotgun sequence includes the following:
- the LOC104151531 gene encoding secreted frizzled-related protein 2: MFWTAKILAFALSGFLRMATGFDIGLSTKCVAIPKEMDMCHKIGYSEMRLPNLMGHTSMAEVIVKSTTWQHLVHTDCHPHVRTFLCSLFAPICLDTFIHPCRSMCIAVRDSCAPVLACHGHSWPDSLDCERFPADEDMCLASLAKEYKYLHKVLPKPVCQTCPAVEDFFTHKRVLEVFCNNDFAVKVKLSKKRTVLGDREYNIECQVEFITQGSLLPYETQNMIQQWLLINENCTEKMTQSHRPMVYLLVGNIEEGVVSVNQVYRWQRRDSQLTLATQKWRYHKCL, translated from the exons ATGTTCTGGACAGCAAAGATACTCGCTTTTGCTCTGAGCGGTTTCCTAAGAATGGCAACGGGCTTTGACATTGGATTATCCACCAAGTGTGTAGCTATACCTAAGGAGATGGATATGTGCCACAAGATTGGGTACTCTGAAATGAGACTTCCCAACCTGATGGGACATACGAGCATGGCAGAGGTTATTGTGAAGTCCACCACCTGGCAGCACCTGGTGCACACCGACTGTCACCCGCATGTGAGGACGTTCTTGTGCTCTCTGTTTGCACCCATCTGTTTAGATAC GTTTATCCATCCTTGCAGGAGTATGTGCATTGCTGTTCGTGACAGCTGTGCACCCGTGCTGGCCTGCCATGGGCACTCTTGGCCTGACAGTCTGGACTGCGAACGATTCCCTGCTGATGAGGACATGTGTCTGGCATCTCTTGCAAAGGAATATAAATACCTGCACAAAG TGCTACCAAAGCCTGTGTGCCAGACCTGCCCGGCAGTGGAAGACTTCTTTACGCACAAAAGAGTACTTGAAGTTTTCTGCAACAATGACTTTG cagtgAAAGTAAAGCTGTCCAAAAAAAGAACAGTACTTGGTGACCGAGAGTATAACATTGAATGTCAAGTGGAATTCATTACCCAGGGCTCACTTCTGCCTTATGAAACTCAGAATATGATACAACAGTGGCTGCTTATCAATGAAAACTGCACAGAGAAGATGACTCAGAGCCATCGTCCTATGGTGTATCTCCTTGTGGGGAATATTGAAGAGGGTGTCGTTTCAGTAAATCAGGTTTATCGTTGGCAGAGGCGGGACTCCCAGTTGACTTTGGCCACTCAGAAGTGGAGATACCATAAATGCTTGTGA